Within the Senegalia massiliensis genome, the region ACATAAAGAAAATAGGGGGATATATTAAATGAAATTAAGTTTTAAGAAGTTAGTATTTGTTTTGGTTATATTATTTTTAACCATTTCTACATTGTCATTAAATAATGTTATAGCAAATGACAATGATTCAATAAAAGAAACTGAAGAAAGTTTTGAGAAATTAGAAGAACAAAATGTTTTTACAGTAAAATTTAATAGCAATAGTGAGAATCAAATAGATGCTCAAGAAGTAGCAGGGAATCAAAAAATAAAGCAACCAATAGAACTAATAAAAAGGGGTTACAGTTTCAAAGGTTGGTTTATAGATGAAAATTTCACTACAAGATGGAACTTTGAACAAGATGTTGTAACGGAAAATCTAACTTTATATGCAAAATGGGAAGTGCAAGAATTTGTTATTACATTTAAAGATTATGATGGAACAGAACTGTCAAATCAAACTATAGAATATGGAAAAGGTGCAGTTGCACCAAAAGATCCTATAAGAGAAAAATATAATTTTATAGGATGGGATAAAGATTTCACAAATGTAACAACAGATTTAATAATTAAAGCTAAATATGAACTAAATGAATTTGTAAGATTAAATAATTTAAGTATAACAGGAGATTATTATACTAAAGCTAGACTTACCATATCAGCAGATGGAACTTCAACAAATGGAGTATTGTATCAATATTGGGTAAAAGATTTAGAAGAAAATAGATGGAAAATGATAAAAGATTATTCAGAATCTAAAAGTGCTACATGGGTACCTGGAAAAGCAGGAGATTATCTATATGGAGTGCATATAAAAGATAAAAATAGTGGTGAAAGATTAGATACACATCTTTATAAAGATATAACTATAAACAAATTACCTAAAGCAGAATTAAATAATTTTAGTATAACAGGAGATTATTATACTAAAGCTAGACTTACCATGTCAGCAGATGGAACTTCAACAAATGGAGTATTGTATCAATATTGGGTAAAGAATTTAGAAGAAAATAGATGGGAAATGATAAAAGATTATTCAGAATCTAAAAGTGTTACATGGGTACCTGGAAAAGCAGGAGATTATCTATATGGAGTGCATATAAAAGATAAATATAGCGATGAAAGGTTAGATACATTTGAATATAACAATATAATTATAGATACAAAACCTACAGAAATAAAAGAAGTTATAATAGAAGGAACAAATTATACAAATAGCAAGTTAACAATAACAGCAAGCGGGACAAGTGAGAATGGAGTATTATATCAGTTCTGGAGGAAAGATAAATCAACAGGTAATTGGAAGATGTTAAAAGACTATTCAGAAGAAAATAGTGCAACATGGATTCCAGAAAAATCAGGGAATTATTTATATGGAGTACATGTAAAAGATAAAAAAAGTCAGAAAAGATTAGATACATTTAATTACAATAATATAAGTATAGAAAAGCTACCAAAAGCTATATTTAAAGATTTAAATATAGAAGGTAGTGGAAATAATAAATCAGCACATAAAATAACAGCAAACGGTAATTCTATTAATGGAGTATTATATCAATTTTGGGCAAAAGATAAATTAACAGGCAACTGGAAGATGTTAAAAGACTATTCGGAAGAAAATAGTGCAACATGGATTCCAGAAAAGTCAGGGGACTATTTATATGGAGTACATGTAAAAGATAAAAATAGTTCAGAAAGATTAGATAATTTCCATTATAAAAATATAATTATTAAAAAAATAGATACAAAAATCAAAGAATTAAATATAGAGCAGTACCAACCAGGAAGATATACAATTAAATCTGAAGGTATAAGTGACAATAATACATTATATCAATACTGGGTAAAAGATTTAAGTACAAACATATGGACAATGATAAAAGATTATTCTACGAGTAAAAGTACAGATTGGATTCCTAGAAAAAAAGGCACATATCTTTATGGAGTTCATATTAAAGATTCCAGTAGCTCAAATAGATTAGATGATTTTAATTATAAAAGAGTAACTGTAACAGAAATACTTAAAACTACAATTTTAGATTTATCAGTTAAAGGGACATCAAATATCAATAATACTCATACAATTACAGCTAATGGAGTATCACCAAATGGAGTATTATATCAATATTGGATAAAAGATAAGTCTATTGGTAAATGGTCAATGATAAAGGATTATTCTACAAGTAAATACGCAAATTGGATTCCTAAAAAAGCAGGGAATTATCTATATGGAGTGCATATAAAAGATAAAAATAGTGGTGAAAGATTAGATACACATCTTTATAAAGATATAACTATAAAAGGACCACTTATCGGGAGAACTATAATGCTAGACCCAGGGCATGGTGGATATGACCCAGGTGCTGTAAATAATACCTTAGGTATAAAAGAAAAAGATTATAATAATGCTTTGAGCATGAAAATTCGTGAAAAATTGATTTCATTAGGGGCAAATGTTACTTTTACTAGAAATCCATGGGAAGATAAGTATATTCATTTACACGATAGAACGCCAATTGTAAATGAAGCAAAACCTGATATTATGATAAGTATCCATCATGATAGTAGTACAAATAAAAATGCTTCAGGGATGAGTGTTCATTATAGTTCATATAGACCAGGATTAGATACCTCAAATGCATATGTTTTATATAAAGGAAAAGAATATAAATTTGTAAGAGAAATAAAAGATTGGCTAGACCCAATTAGAAAAACAAGAGATCCTGGTATAGTTTATCTTGATAATGGAAAAGAAAAAATAGTAAATATTAAAGATGTAATGGTATATGATAATAGAAATCCACAAGATGTAGCTATAGAAAGTGAAAAATTAGCTGAAAGTTTATATAGTTCATTAGGGAAGTTAAATTATAATAAGTATTATAGTTATATTAAGGATCATAATCTTCATATGACTAGATGGAGTAATGTACCATCTGCTCTTATAGAAGCAGGATTTATATCGAATAATGAGGAAGCAAAAAGAATTAATAAACCAGAAGAAAGAAATAAGATAGCACAAACGATAGTAGATGCTATAGTATCATATTTTAACTAAAATTTATAGACACCAACATATTAATTGGTTATATGAACACATTTCTGTCAATATGAATAGTGATGTGTTCTTTATTATTTATGAATAATTTATAATCATTAGAATAAGAATATTGACTCATAAGTCTAGTTAATATACAATTAAGTTTGAAAATAAATAAATTTAAAATCTTAGGAAGGTGGTAAACTAAAATGGATATACCATTAATTGATTTAAAAGCACAATATGATAATTTAAAGAATGAATTAGATAAAGTAACCATTGATGTACTTTCAGGTTCAAAATATATAATGGGAGAAAATGTAGTAAAGTTTGAAAGAGAATTTAATAAGTATTTAAATGTAAAGCACTCTATATCAGTAGGAAATGGAACAGATGCATTAGTTATAGCACTAAAGGCACTTGGAATAGGTGAAGGGGATGAAGTAATTACAAGTACCTATACATTTTTTGCAACAGCAGAAAGTATATCTGCAGTAGGAGCAGTACCTGTATTTGTAGATGTAGAAAAAGATACATTTAATATAGATCCACAAAAAATAGAAGAGAAGATAACAGAAAAAACAAGAGCTATAATGCCTGTTCATATATTTGGTCAACCAGCTGATATGGATGAAATAAATATAATTGCTAAAAAACACAATTTATATGTAATAGAAGATGCATGTCAAGCTATAGGTGCTCAGTATAAAGGGAAAATGGTTGG harbors:
- a CDS encoding N-acetylmuramoyl-L-alanine amidase: MKLSFKKLVFVLVILFLTISTLSLNNVIANDNDSIKETEESFEKLEEQNVFTVKFNSNSENQIDAQEVAGNQKIKQPIELIKRGYSFKGWFIDENFTTRWNFEQDVVTENLTLYAKWEVQEFVITFKDYDGTELSNQTIEYGKGAVAPKDPIREKYNFIGWDKDFTNVTTDLIIKAKYELNEFVRLNNLSITGDYYTKARLTISADGTSTNGVLYQYWVKDLEENRWKMIKDYSESKSATWVPGKAGDYLYGVHIKDKNSGERLDTHLYKDITINKLPKAELNNFSITGDYYTKARLTMSADGTSTNGVLYQYWVKNLEENRWEMIKDYSESKSVTWVPGKAGDYLYGVHIKDKYSDERLDTFEYNNIIIDTKPTEIKEVIIEGTNYTNSKLTITASGTSENGVLYQFWRKDKSTGNWKMLKDYSEENSATWIPEKSGNYLYGVHVKDKKSQKRLDTFNYNNISIEKLPKAIFKDLNIEGSGNNKSAHKITANGNSINGVLYQFWAKDKLTGNWKMLKDYSEENSATWIPEKSGDYLYGVHVKDKNSSERLDNFHYKNIIIKKIDTKIKELNIEQYQPGRYTIKSEGISDNNTLYQYWVKDLSTNIWTMIKDYSTSKSTDWIPRKKGTYLYGVHIKDSSSSNRLDDFNYKRVTVTEILKTTILDLSVKGTSNINNTHTITANGVSPNGVLYQYWIKDKSIGKWSMIKDYSTSKYANWIPKKAGNYLYGVHIKDKNSGERLDTHLYKDITIKGPLIGRTIMLDPGHGGYDPGAVNNTLGIKEKDYNNALSMKIREKLISLGANVTFTRNPWEDKYIHLHDRTPIVNEAKPDIMISIHHDSSTNKNASGMSVHYSSYRPGLDTSNAYVLYKGKEYKFVREIKDWLDPIRKTRDPGIVYLDNGKEKIVNIKDVMVYDNRNPQDVAIESEKLAESLYSSLGKLNYNKYYSYIKDHNLHMTRWSNVPSALIEAGFISNNEEAKRINKPEERNKIAQTIVDAIVSYFN